A stretch of the Filimonas lacunae genome encodes the following:
- a CDS encoding LpxL/LpxP family acyltransferase, with translation MSEEKYLAQCSQLLDGILPEGGIGADDTLNRTFNFVSANLLNFLPEIEADAHEQFFKDLLYHQKLSALDSNHPALVQALQLEGEFQQAMQLMQQGPCIICTFHMGSNRLLNHFLAYHQVPFAIVMANHIASGEGDGFQEMFAGVYQQQGGESLTLIEAQKPDAALKMLRELKKGKSLLVYIDGNTGAGDDSFRNENRCKIDFLGGSIYARSGVCYLAHLANVPVVTAVCYRQATNDIRLRFGSPVYPDIQQNRRAYATAATQAIYNFFTPLLKRYPEQWECWMYLHRNVDCNSMVAVDSAPQPGQPATGSFQLNKSRFGFFNIGEELYLFNKKTYTSYRVNHDIYQLLYTSFSKPVHSETVNTRVFEQLYANRVFVQAS, from the coding sequence ATGAGCGAAGAAAAATACCTGGCACAGTGCAGCCAGCTGCTGGATGGCATATTGCCTGAAGGTGGTATAGGCGCAGATGATACGCTCAACAGAACTTTTAACTTTGTAAGTGCCAACCTGCTCAATTTTCTACCTGAAATAGAAGCCGATGCACACGAACAGTTTTTTAAAGATCTGTTGTATCATCAAAAACTAAGCGCGTTGGACAGCAATCACCCGGCACTGGTGCAAGCCCTGCAACTGGAAGGAGAATTTCAGCAGGCTATGCAACTGATGCAGCAGGGACCTTGTATTATTTGCACCTTTCATATGGGCAGTAACCGGTTGCTGAATCATTTTTTAGCTTATCACCAGGTTCCCTTTGCCATAGTAATGGCCAATCACATAGCCAGTGGTGAGGGCGATGGGTTTCAGGAAATGTTTGCCGGTGTATACCAGCAGCAGGGGGGCGAAAGTCTTACCCTTATTGAAGCGCAGAAACCAGATGCCGCTTTGAAAATGTTACGGGAGTTAAAAAAAGGCAAAAGCCTTTTAGTGTATATAGACGGAAATACCGGCGCTGGAGATGATAGTTTCCGGAACGAGAACAGATGTAAGATTGATTTTTTAGGAGGTAGCATCTATGCACGAAGCGGCGTTTGTTATCTGGCCCACCTGGCCAATGTGCCGGTGGTAACAGCAGTCTGCTACCGGCAGGCTACTAACGATATCAGGTTGCGCTTTGGCTCACCTGTTTATCCCGATATTCAACAAAACAGAAGAGCATATGCAACAGCTGCCACACAAGCTATTTATAATTTTTTTACGCCGCTGTTAAAGCGGTATCCGGAACAATGGGAATGTTGGATGTACTTACACAGGAATGTTGATTGCAACAGTATGGTGGCAGTAGATTCAGCCCCCCAGCCAGGCCAACCTGCTACGGGTTCTTTTCAGCTGAACAAGAGCAGGTTTGGCTTTTTTAATATTGGCGAAGAATTGTATTTGTTTAATAAGAAGACATATACATCCTACCGGGTTAATCATGATATCTACCAGTTATTGTATACTTCTTTTTCAAAGCCTGTACACAGCGAAACAGTAAACACCCGTGTTTTTGAACAACTGTATGCTAACCGAGTTTTTGTGCAGGCATCCTGA
- a CDS encoding sensor histidine kinase, whose amino-acid sequence MVVSGATKKSLVKRVLPHVGVWTLYVLYIYIVNTYTNPNIRVSVVLAHLLPFCLSFYVSLGCFNLFKKTGILAGIVILFFSMLGMVSLGYLYSYKLLTLAGIVLFDSQNWKMYVQTAFTGYMQYFIYALLYFMVGAASRRERSLRYLQEEKFELEREKKQQELENALLKQQELKIQQEKLELEYAFLRSQINPHFLHNTLNVLFSQALMHSQELADNIMKLSQLMRYAMESFEATDGKVSIKNELQHLQTLIDIHQVRFSGALQIQLTVEGEMNGHALPPLSIITIVENAFKYGDLKDASRPLLIRVCLLEDRIYFYCHNKKKAIPSLELPSHNIGLSNLSKRLDLSFKNRYEIQAQNATDSYTFELTIKK is encoded by the coding sequence ATGGTCGTTTCCGGAGCAACAAAAAAAAGTCTTGTTAAAAGGGTTTTACCGCACGTAGGGGTTTGGACGTTGTATGTATTATACATTTATATAGTAAACACCTATACCAATCCTAATATCCGAGTCAGCGTAGTTCTTGCCCACCTTTTACCATTTTGCCTGTCCTTTTATGTAAGCCTTGGCTGCTTTAACCTGTTTAAAAAAACAGGCATACTCGCCGGCATCGTTATCCTGTTTTTCTCTATGTTGGGCATGGTGAGCCTGGGATATCTGTACAGCTATAAACTGCTTACACTGGCTGGTATAGTACTGTTCGATTCGCAAAACTGGAAAATGTATGTGCAAACCGCTTTTACCGGCTACATGCAGTATTTTATCTACGCACTGCTGTACTTTATGGTAGGAGCCGCTTCCCGCCGCGAACGCAGCCTGCGTTACCTGCAGGAAGAGAAGTTTGAACTGGAGCGCGAAAAAAAGCAACAGGAGCTGGAAAACGCTTTACTGAAACAACAGGAACTAAAAATTCAGCAGGAAAAGCTGGAACTGGAATATGCCTTCCTGCGCTCACAAATCAATCCCCACTTTTTACATAACACACTCAACGTATTGTTTTCACAGGCCCTGATGCATTCTCAGGAGCTGGCCGATAACATCATGAAGCTATCTCAGCTAATGCGTTATGCCATGGAAAGTTTTGAAGCCACCGATGGCAAAGTGAGTATTAAAAACGAACTGCAGCATCTGCAAACCTTAATAGATATTCACCAGGTTCGTTTTTCCGGGGCGCTGCAAATTCAGCTTACCGTAGAAGGAGAGATGAATGGTCATGCACTGCCGCCTTTATCCATCATCACCATTGTAGAAAACGCCTTTAAATACGGCGATTTAAAAGATGCCAGCCGTCCTTTGCTTATAAGGGTTTGTTTGCTGGAAGACCGCATCTATTTCTATTGTCATAATAAGAAAAAGGCCATTCCATCCCTGGAGCTGCCTTCTCATAATATTGGTTTAAGCAACCTGAGCAAACGGCTGGACCTGAGTTTTAAAAACAGGTACGAGATACAGGCCCAAAATGCCACCGATTCCTATACTTTTGAACTGACTATAAAAAAGTAA
- a CDS encoding LytR/AlgR family response regulator transcription factor, with amino-acid sequence MIKCVIIDDEQLAINVIEMYVKKMPNLQLVGTATNPLTGIELVQQHKADVVFLDIQMDEMGGIDVMKILGPSVKVVFCTAFSEFAVTSYELDAVDYLMKPVAFSRFVKAVQRVSNAILSQSVVASDAIPDDYIFVKAEQKGKMIKINLDDIDFVEGMSNYVAFHRGKERILAYLTLKEVEERLPASHFMRVHKSYIVALRQITTIENGDLVLKDTNDRVPLSNTYKQAFMDKMKSKLMGD; translated from the coding sequence ATGATTAAGTGCGTAATTATTGATGATGAGCAGTTGGCTATCAATGTAATTGAAATGTACGTTAAAAAAATGCCCAACCTTCAGCTGGTAGGCACGGCCACTAACCCTTTAACCGGTATAGAACTGGTGCAGCAGCACAAAGCCGATGTGGTGTTCCTGGATATACAGATGGATGAAATGGGAGGTATAGACGTAATGAAAATATTAGGGCCTTCTGTAAAAGTGGTGTTCTGTACCGCTTTCTCCGAATTTGCCGTAACCAGCTACGAACTGGATGCCGTAGACTATCTGATGAAGCCGGTAGCCTTTAGTCGTTTTGTAAAAGCCGTACAGCGCGTAAGCAACGCTATATTATCGCAATCAGTAGTAGCATCCGATGCCATACCCGACGACTATATTTTTGTAAAGGCCGAGCAAAAAGGCAAAATGATAAAAATAAACCTCGATGATATTGACTTTGTAGAAGGCATGAGTAACTACGTTGCCTTTCATCGCGGCAAAGAAAGAATTCTGGCTTATCTCACCCTCAAAGAAGTGGAAGAACGCTTACCAGCCAGTCATTTCATGCGGGTACACAAATCTTATATTGTAGCATTAAGACAAATCACCACTATTGAAAACGGCGACCTGGTGTTAAAAGACACCAACGATCGTGTACCGTTAAGCAACACTTACAAGCAGGCTTTTATGGATAAAATGAAGAGCAAATTGATGGGCGATTAG
- a CDS encoding lanthionine synthetase LanC family protein, with amino-acid sequence MKGIANLYVSQDIDAHTNYTDMLKSRALHLFEKTDEAILFNGLTHTRTLPDTDIILYYSALYEATVSEEYGSKVDALLADAFATVNEQTIRRMNPGLAKGLSTLLYLADMHEKRGRYVEYGGKRDLIEDYCFQYARHLVASDTNGFLNGSFGILFCFLNTSFYTRKQKHIELLLEDIDAAAVQNLHRFWIRNANGDNRHEIDFSLANGQHAYLLILLQALERGISIDRNYMSITKGINYLLQVKQDVDNESKKYSFFPESVNSVTHQRTYSNRLAWNGGDLNGALLLYNAADTLSNNIYLQVADIVGTSSLMRVKEEETLCTDGSFYYGAAGVAQLYKTLHKLRPLPAYENGYRLWMEKTMDFLEEELQHGTYQSKENDLLNGLVGVNLTLLSFINEKELSWSRICLL; translated from the coding sequence ATGAAGGGAATCGCTAATTTATATGTTTCGCAGGATATTGATGCACACACGAATTACACTGACATGCTAAAATCAAGGGCTTTACACTTGTTTGAAAAAACAGATGAGGCCATACTCTTTAACGGGCTAACGCACACCAGAACATTACCTGATACAGATATCATCCTTTACTACAGTGCTTTGTACGAAGCTACTGTAAGTGAAGAGTATGGCAGCAAGGTTGATGCACTACTGGCCGATGCGTTTGCAACAGTGAACGAGCAAACTATACGCCGCATGAATCCGGGACTGGCAAAAGGCTTAAGCACTTTGCTGTACCTGGCCGATATGCACGAAAAACGCGGTCGTTACGTAGAGTACGGCGGAAAAAGAGATTTAATTGAAGACTACTGTTTTCAATACGCGCGTCATCTGGTGGCCAGCGACACCAACGGATTTCTCAACGGTTCGTTTGGTATCCTGTTCTGCTTTTTAAACACCTCGTTTTACACACGTAAGCAAAAGCACATAGAGTTGCTGCTGGAAGATATTGACGCCGCAGCTGTGCAAAACCTACACCGTTTCTGGATCAGGAATGCCAATGGCGATAACAGGCACGAAATTGACTTTAGCCTTGCTAACGGTCAACACGCCTACCTGCTTATCCTGTTGCAGGCATTAGAGCGCGGCATCAGCATCGATCGCAATTACATGTCCATTACCAAAGGCATTAATTATTTACTGCAGGTAAAACAGGATGTAGATAACGAAAGCAAAAAATACTCATTCTTCCCCGAATCGGTAAACAGCGTAACACATCAGCGTACCTATAGTAACCGTCTGGCCTGGAATGGCGGTGATTTAAACGGGGCCCTGCTGTTGTATAATGCTGCCGACACCTTAAGCAATAATATTTATTTGCAGGTGGCCGACATTGTAGGTACCTCTTCCTTAATGCGTGTAAAAGAAGAAGAAACCTTGTGTACCGATGGCAGTTTTTATTATGGAGCAGCAGGTGTTGCCCAGTTATATAAAACCTTACACAAATTAAGACCATTGCCGGCCTACGAAAACGGTTACCGTTTGTGGATGGAAAAAACAATGGACTTCCTGGAAGAAGAACTACAGCACGGAACCTACCAATCCAAAGAAAACGACCTGTTAAACGGACTGGTAGGAGTGAACTTAACTTTATTGTCTTTCATTAATGAAAAAGAATTAAGCTGGAGCCGTATCTGCTTATTGTAA
- a CDS encoding bifunctional helix-turn-helix transcriptional regulator/GNAT family N-acetyltransferase: MSFFDTVGKMAIGSRLRLLTDKITEDAAQIYKLYNVDMQPKWFPVFYQLSQQEGQTITAIAKDIGHSHPSVSKIISEMAAHGLVKEKKDKSDGRRNMVSLSAKGKEIVTKIQHQYTDVNNAIEELQANTRNNLWKAIEEWEFLLQQQSLLQRVQQQKKQRESQDVEIVPFQLQYQQAFKNLNEEWISTYFTMEAADYKALDNPKAYILDKGGYILVALYKGEPAGVCALIKMDDPEYDFEMAKMAVSPRMQGKHIGWLLGQAIVAKAKEAGARKIYLESNTILKPAVNLYYKMGFSKVIGHASPYERCNIQMELDIQ; this comes from the coding sequence ATGAGTTTTTTTGATACCGTGGGCAAAATGGCTATAGGCAGCCGGCTTCGTTTATTAACAGATAAGATAACAGAAGATGCAGCGCAGATTTATAAGCTGTACAATGTAGACATGCAACCTAAGTGGTTTCCAGTGTTTTACCAGCTATCGCAGCAGGAAGGGCAAACCATTACGGCTATTGCCAAAGACATAGGCCACTCCCACCCTTCTGTCAGCAAGATTATCAGTGAAATGGCAGCACATGGGTTGGTAAAAGAAAAAAAGGATAAAAGTGATGGCCGAAGGAATATGGTAAGTCTTTCTGCCAAAGGGAAGGAAATTGTCACAAAAATTCAGCACCAGTATACTGATGTGAACAATGCCATTGAGGAATTACAGGCTAACACACGCAATAACCTGTGGAAGGCTATTGAAGAATGGGAGTTTTTGCTGCAACAGCAATCACTATTGCAACGGGTACAACAGCAGAAAAAACAACGCGAAAGCCAGGATGTGGAAATAGTGCCTTTCCAGCTCCAATATCAGCAGGCTTTTAAAAACCTGAATGAAGAATGGATAAGCACTTATTTTACTATGGAAGCGGCTGATTATAAAGCACTGGACAACCCTAAGGCCTATATCCTGGATAAGGGTGGTTATATATTAGTAGCCTTATATAAAGGGGAACCCGCTGGTGTTTGTGCATTAATAAAAATGGATGACCCTGAATACGACTTTGAAATGGCCAAGATGGCCGTATCGCCACGCATGCAGGGTAAACATATAGGCTGGCTGTTGGGACAGGCTATTGTAGCCAAAGCGAAAGAAGCGGGTGCCCGGAAAATTTACCTGGAAAGTAATACCATATTAAAACCGGCGGTAAACCTTTACTACAAAATGGGGTTTTCTAAAGTAATAGGTCATGCATCGCCCTATGAACGCTGTAATATCCAGATGGAGCTGGATATTCAATAG